taaaatttaatagcattagatacaagatatttttcaaaaaatgaatctGGTCTGAATATGTATCCGACTCTgttcggatatttatgtatatcagaatctgaatctgatcagatgccctttattaaatccgaatcagatctgattttttaattggatattaaattctttttcatatatgattttttcGGATCAGTTCGGccggatatccaattcaaatcggatatgttgacatccctacttgaTGGTAGGCATGGCATCCATGGTCCAACCCCACTCAGGTCCTATGGCTCTTCGGacttgagcaaaaaaaaaattgtgctagttatatttttttacaaataatGTCTACTCGTCATAAAAGTCAATATATAATCTTTTGATGATGTATGCAAAAGATATTGGGAACATGTAAGTATCGATTTGGTTTGAATGGtgtaaaaaaggaaacatgacCCAAAAAAAACTAGGAACCGGGAATTTCTGACTGAAGAGCATTGGCTCTTGTTTCGTCGTGTGGTGAAACCGGGAATTTCTGTTAAGTCTTAGACTTTAAAGGGCatccatatataaataaataaaatttacgGAGGTTTGAATGTGTAAATAAAGTGATTTTTCTGGTTTGGTGTCCGACAATTGACTATACTGGGCCGCATACCaagcagagccaaaaaaaaaaatttattaaggGGCACtgttcatttaaattttaaactttaaagtacaCTCCTATGTAAACAATGAAgcttttatttataaataaatcAAATTCTATAGACTGGGGTGGTCAATGGCCACTGATCCCATCAtctaataatatattataatgcGCCGAGTGTCATTGGTAGGAGCTAAcaatgactatatatatatatatttgctgtAATTTCCCGCCTACATTagtgaatgttttttttttcaatgaataACTCTTTCCCTGTCATTTTGAAAGAAGTATGTTCTATTTTCGCGCAGGCATGCGAGCAATTGGCTGTGGAGTTCTGGTGTCCATCGGCGGTGGTTTCCTCATAAATCTTTCTCTTAGCTACTTCACGGTTCCGGTGAGCGAATTCTCCTTTCATTTTGCCTCATGCCAAGTTcttgagaaaaaatatatgtctCTCATGGAAGATATTCCTTAAAAAAATTCTGTTCATTGGGAAGTAGAGACTTAAGAAAACACTTTTCCTTATTttaatggggaaaaaaaaattctcgtGCCAAGTGAGAACTGAAGTTTTTACCTATGTGGTTAGTAGTTCTCGAAATTTCCCTTATATTACTATCTCTCTTTGAAGTATTGGTGTTCGACTTTTACGAATtcgtaaaaaagaaattaattctAGCATTGATTTTGAACCGTTCAAGAAGGACTAACATTGTCCTTCAATATTTTGGATCTTTGTGTCAGGGATGTCTACCAAATCCTCTGCTTCCAATTTACATTAAGGACATCCACAAATGCAAACATGGAAGCGACTCTGAATCCTACGACACCGAAGGAAGGTTGGTTCGTGTCTCTATGGCTCATCTTGCTTCTTGAGCAGAGCTAAGTCACCATATATAATTAACTCAGCTTTCAATTATTACCTGTATTGATCGATAGGTCACGAGTTCGATACTTACAGTGCATTGATCGGTCTTATCATAGACCAATACTCAAGGGCGGAGTTAAAAATTTCTCATAAGGgaagccgaattaaagtttctaagtTTTGACatgggccgaaatatcattaaatttttttaaaattttacatgtaattttttttttttttgaggtgggatCATAGCATTTGCAGACCCTACCCTCACTGGGTCGCTGCCGCCCTGATCTGCCTAACTCAGGCGCGTATAACTATAAGGAGCGCCATCTTGAtttcctttctttgttgttctttcctttaGTGCGGCTTAACATTACCTCGTTCTTCAATATTTTACTTTGTTTCTATAACTAATATTATCATTGATATTGTTATCATTACTGCGTCCTTTGCTTGAAATATCTTGTAGGAAAGCTAATATATTCacatcaacaacaaaaaaacaaaagaatattattCTTAGGTCTTTATCTTTTCCGGCCGGTTAACAACTCACCGTTCGTAATAACAAAATCCTGAAACGCCTGTTCTTTAAGTATTTCACCACTACTAAAAGACCAGTGTTCCCCCCACCACCGAGGCTTTAGTGgtgccatttatttttttgatgtttcAGGTTCGCGCCTGAGAAGTTCGATGCTATTTTCAGCAAGTACGCCGCCACTTATGCCGATGCACTGACAGAAGATGAGATCAACAAAATGCTCAAGGCAAACCGAAACACTTACGACTTCGTTGGCTGGTAATTAGCCAACATCTGCAGATTAATgctattaatttttctttcaaaatatatatgttctctctctctctctctcttctatgtAAGTTCTTGCAACTCTTTTGTCAGGATATTGAGTTACGCAGAATGGAAGCTTCTGTATTCGCTAGCGAAAGACGAGGATGGGCTGCTGCACAGGGATGCAGTAAGAGGAGTTTATGACGGCAGTGTCTTTGAATACCTTGAGAAGCGAAATGCTGGTTCCCACAAGAAGAAGGCATGAAGTTGAACACAGCAACAATACAGAATTAAATTTACAAGTAATAAAGAAGAGATCTCTCCAACGCGTTTCGTTGTAATTTCTTCTTGGTATTCAGTGATGTGCTTTCGTATGTTCTTTTTCTAATTAGATGGTGCCAGAATTGtctacattttttaattttacgcAAAAATATTGTAATGTGAAGGGCTggaacagaaaaacaaaagggtGACGGTTTGCAATCTTTTGCTTAGGTATTTCTCATTTCTATGAGTGGAATTGTTTAATTTCCTTCCGTTTGGTTCTAGGCCGCCCGGTTGCGGGTGTTACAAATTGGTAGACCAACTGGAAGTTATTGAACCGGCAGATTAATATATCTTTTTCTGATATATATTTAGCTAtttaacaaatataaaaatttgaggACCAGTTTTTTGTGGGTAGTGAAGTTGAAATTTATAAACAACCAGTTAGGATGATTAACCGAAAgctaaattcaaatttaaaatattcCATGGTATCCACAGTTGTATGGGCACCATATATTGATAGAGATATCAATAGATCACatttgaactatatatatatatcatatgatATCAATGAAGAAAAGTTTGTACCATATTGAAATTCAATTTTAGATTCACAATGCTAATTCAATTCCAATTTGACTCTTATTTTCACATCGCATCCAAATgtagtttttttaaatagacAGCTGAATCGAAACaacattattatattttaaaaccgACTTTAAAACTGCTAATCTGTTCAGATGTTattcttaaatatgaatctgatccgattttttGATAGAATGCTAATTTTTTTCTacatcaaaaattttcaaagcaatTCAGTTGGATATGCAGACCAAATTTGACCCACTGGTTAATAAAAGTACAGATTAATTTTCCAAATCAATTTACAGCATCttaacttttttcatttaaacGCAAACAACACGGCCGTATCGGTCAGTAAATCCATATGGCGCCGATACCTGTATCGGCAACATCGATTCGCATTTTCCGGTGTCAGCTGGTTCACCGGTTGAGAGGGATTCATTGAATACGAATTCTGGGTTGTGCTGTGGCGTCGCTGGTCAAAAGGAGGCGGCGATGGAGGCCGTTTCATCGTGATCAAAGCTTGTGTATAACTGACTTTCAAAACCGCATCGCCTTGTCTGCATTCGCCACCTCACCGCTTTATATCGAGCACCTTCGACCGCTTGCTTCATCAAACGGATCACTATCACCCCATTGATATCATCATCAATcgtcatcaacatcatcatcaagaACGTACTCGAGTTTTGCTCAGAGAAGATCCTGGATCGGTTTCTTTAATTCGTTCATATGCATCGGAAGACAGCGTAAAGAACATCGCAATCGCCATTAAACATGAATCATAAAAAGACATGCATGGCACGTAAATCGTATCACCCTCGATTTCTCTCTGCATCTGATCTCATATCGTCAAGGACCCAAGATTTCTTGATCTGTGATCGAACAGGAAATGTACAAAATCACACTCAGGCACTCACTCGTAGAGAGatatatcaagagagagagagagagagagagagatgtctttGTTGAACATATTTCTTGTTCTTCACCTTCATCAGTCATCATATCAACTCCTGATCAAGTCCTGTACTTGTAGGATCTTCTCAAAGGCCCAGTGAGACACGCCTTTTAATTAATGAGCAGGCATctgtatgtatgtattatatattGGACATTAATTTCATATCATCCTCTATTTCTCTAACTTCCCTAATTATATGAAGgaactaattttttttctccttgaagAGTATACAACGATCTGTGAGAgaattggggaaaaaaaaagggaatagaACGGAAAGGTACAATAACGTCACTCCATGTTCAAATCTGCCACGCGGTTGCTGTAGGTGGCATCATCGGCGGTGCCCGGTAGGCTGGAGAGACCAGTTGTCGCCTCATCCTGCTGGTGCTGTGGCATAACTCCCTGCACCTCCTGCTCTCCCATCCCGTGCTGCTGCCACATTATTCAACGCCCTCACATTTGTCATCAAATTTTGTCACCAATGATCTTTTCTATACAAAAGCACCATCTCAAAACGAGATGAAACATTTCAAGTTACAGAGCAGTAAACTAGTTGACAAACGAGTCTGTGTCTAATATATAGCTGTGCTACAGATGGGCTCCTGCTCGAAAATTTAATCTGCCTATAAGTGGATTAGCTATGGGACCCAACAAACTCATTAACTAGCTGGTCCCTCGCCATGAGAGGGAGAGGTTGTGTTTCTTCTACATGGGCAGTGCATGGGAAGAAGGAGCTGACCTGCATGAGAGGGAAGGAGGTGGGCACCAGAGAGGAGATGAGCTGATCGGGCGACGGGTAGGGTGGCTGCCAACTGACCGCAGGCGGTAAGGAACGGTTGATGTCGGGGAAGATGGAGCTGCAGGTGCTGCTCTCCAGCTGCGCGCTGTCGCATTTCATGGAGAGGTGGGCCGGAGGAGGAGGGCAGTCGCCCCCCATGTGGTGGTGCTCCATGGATGGCACCAACCCTGCATGAGAGAATGCATCGTAGATGGACGTCTGCACCAGGTGCTCCGGCAAGCCCTGCGCATGATCCCTTACCACGCAGCCAATTAAACAAAGTCAGAGAAGAGAGATCTAGAGACAGAGATGGggacagagatagagagagagagagagatgtacgTTAAGGACATCAAGTGGTGATCTGATCCCAGAAAAGATTGAACGGGGACTTGAGTGCTCTGGTGCAACCAACTATCCGAAGGTTGGCTCTCGTAGGAGGTCTGCATCCCCTCCTGCGCCTCCAAATACATCTGTTTATCAAGTTTCACTAGTCAAAACGCATGAAAATTGAAcgcaaaagaaaacaaaaagtaaaatatgGCTTACggatgaaggaaaagaaagaaagaaaaaattaactgAATGTCATGCTCCAATTTATTTGGGGGGAATGTAACGGAGGTTCACTGATCATTAGTGGACAGATCCCATGTATCTATGTTAGTTCGTGCATGCATGTTTTGATCGAATAGGAAACTTGTACAGGTTATTAAGTTTGGAGTAAGAGGTTCTCACCATTCGTTGTGAACAATGAGCAGTCAAATCCAGAAGAAATTTCTCGTAGCATTCCAACTCGGCCAATGATGTTATTTCTGAAGCGTCCGGCTCAAAGTATCTGCACATTCAGTCGTCTCTCCATGTTTACGAAATTCATCGAagacagtctctctctctctctctctctctctctcaatagaACCTGAATAAATAATGTCGTTTCAAGTTATGATACCTTAGTCTCCTTTCAGCACTATGAATTTGGTGTTGATATCTAGCGATTTCTTGTTGCAGCTCCTAAAAAATTCAACCAGCATGCGTTTAGCCAAAACATTGTATACCAATTTATATGAATTCGAAGAGATCAAAACAAGTACGCGCTTACCTCTACGTTCGTATTGGCACCTCCTGGActgttcacaaaaaaaaaaaatgtatcaGAAAATACGAAGGACGAGGGCTAGTGATAATTCAACATAGAAAAACTCCCCAGAAACAATAATTCAACATGGTGCATATTTATTTTCCAATGACACGTCTTGAATATAATCGAGCTACCTGCACCTTGCTttcataaaaagtaaaaattctCTACAAAAGAGAATTCAAGTAGTACCTTGTTAGATGAGAAGTAAGATCGCTCTCACACCTCAATTTTTTGATTGCCCTCATTACGAACTGCACCAAAATGCAGTATTTAGTACAGGGAATTACAATAATTAAACGTCGAAATTCTCCAGGTCGAGCATACATAACAAAGACAAACGCGAATTGTTTCCcggaaacaagagaaaatgaaaaaattacaaagaaagaaaataattgatAGGAAAGCTTCCATTTTTGATACGATagttccatgttttcttttaccTCCGGATTCTTAATTGTCCTGCAAAAACAATGGCGAAGATAACTCAGTTAATTGAAGAAATTCGCAgtaaataaaattcaaacaGATGAACATCAAATTCAGAATGCATTAAAACATCAATTGTCAATGATTTCGGAGGCCATACCCTCCTCTCTCTTGTTCCGGCAAGCTAAGATAACGAGCCAAGACATCTTCAATTCTGCAAGAGAACAAAAAGGATAAGACCAATTTGATAACTAAGAAAAATTGGGCAACGTCGATTGGTTATTATGCCAACAGGATTGAAGGCGTCAGGTTGGAGATGACCTTTTCTTCCCGGAGAAATGACTGAGCCGGCCGGACGGCGAGAACATGATGAGGGCAATATCAATATCACAAAGGATGGAGAGCTCGTAGGCCTTTTTGATCAACCCATTTCTCCTTTTCGAGAAAGTGACTTGCCGATTGGTACTGTTCTCGATTTTTTTAATCTGGAGCTTAACCCTGCCCATACTTCCCACCTGCACCTAAAAAAGGCTTGATCCAAACACAGTCTTTGTGTGGAAATTGATCGTATGAATCTG
Above is a window of Nymphaea colorata isolate Beijing-Zhang1983 chromosome 8, ASM883128v2, whole genome shotgun sequence DNA encoding:
- the LOC116259692 gene encoding peroxygenase-like; this translates as MAPSTSSAAVAGDCDMPLQTWAARAPVTAERKLNVDLQEEMPQPYLARALVAADPAHPDGTAGHEHNNMSLLQQHAAFFDRNHDGVVYPWETYQGMRAIGCGVLVSIGGGFLINLSLSYFTVPGCLPNPLLPIYIKDIHKCKHGSDSESYDTEGRFAPEKFDAIFSKYAATYADALTEDEINKMLKANRNTYDFVGWILSYAEWKLLYSLAKDEDGLLHRDAVRGVYDGSVFEYLEKRNAGSHKKKA
- the LOC116259222 gene encoding agamous-like MADS-box protein AGL104 isoform X1, translated to MGRVKLQIKKIENSTNRQVTFSKRRNGLIKKAYELSILCDIDIALIMFSPSGRLSHFSGKKRIEDVLARYLSLPEQERGGTIKNPEFVMRAIKKLRCESDLTSHLTSPGGANTNVEELQQEIARYQHQIHSAERRLRYFEPDASEITSLAELECYEKFLLDLTAHCSQRMMYLEAQEGMQTSYESQPSDSWLHQSTQVPVQSFLGSDHHLMSLTDHAQGLPEHLVQTSIYDAFSHAGLVPSMEHHHMGGDCPPPPAHLSMKCDSAQLESSTCSSIFPDINRSLPPAVSWQPPYPSPDQLISSLVPTSFPLMQQHGMGEQEVQGVMPQHQQDEATTGLSSLPGTADDATYSNRVADLNME
- the LOC116259222 gene encoding agamous-like MADS-box protein AGL104 isoform X2 is translated as MGRVKLQIKKIENSTNRQVTFSKRRNGLIKKAYELSILCDIDIALIMFSPSGRLSHFSGKKRIEDVLARYLSLPEQERGGTIKNPEFVMRAIKKLRCESDLTSHLTSPGGANTNVEELQQEIARYQHQIHSAERRLRYFEPDASEITSLAELECYEKFLLDLTAHCSQRMMYLEAQEGMQTSYESQPSDSWLHQSTQVPVQSFLGSDHHLMSLTDHAQGLPEHLVQTSIYDAFSHAGLVPSMEHHHMGGDCPPPPAHLSMKCDSAQLESSTCSSIFPDINRSLPPAVSWQPPYPSPDQLISSLVPTSFPLMQHGMGEQEVQGVMPQHQQDEATTGLSSLPGTADDATYSNRVADLNME